The Halosimplex litoreum genome has a window encoding:
- a CDS encoding cupin domain-containing protein yields the protein MSDGDSDPVVSAADFDWDEYDHGEREFRRKRLGGAAGGEDLGTSLYELEPGKRTWPRHYHAGNEEAIYILGGELTLYLERGADSDEEGERAVTEHALEPGDYAALPSGPDHAHEVEARGDDTARFLVISTMNEPDLSVLVERDAAMLFAGGAPGNYDDRYISQTVDLDAEVEYWEE from the coding sequence ATGAGCGACGGCGATAGCGACCCGGTCGTTTCGGCCGCAGACTTCGACTGGGACGAGTACGACCACGGCGAACGGGAGTTCCGTCGGAAGCGCCTCGGTGGCGCGGCCGGCGGCGAAGACTTGGGCACGAGCCTCTACGAACTCGAACCGGGAAAGCGGACGTGGCCCCGGCACTACCACGCCGGCAACGAGGAGGCCATCTACATCCTCGGTGGTGAACTGACGCTGTATCTGGAGCGTGGCGCGGACTCGGACGAGGAGGGCGAGCGGGCGGTGACCGAGCACGCCCTCGAACCGGGCGACTACGCGGCGCTGCCGAGCGGGCCGGACCACGCCCACGAGGTCGAAGCCCGCGGCGACGACACGGCTCGGTTTCTCGTTATATCGACGATGAACGAGCCCGACCTGTCCGTGCTCGTCGAGCGCGACGCGGCGATGCTATTCGCAGGGGGTGCGCCCGGCAACTACGACGACCGCTACATCTCGCAGACCGTGGACCTGGACGCCGAAGTAGAGTACTGGGAGGAGTAG
- a CDS encoding cupin domain-containing protein: MPATDFDAEREYDDDSFSAREAFRSDQLKAVCGYFEPEQFIPVHAPDSDVVVHVRDGTGVVREGDTDHRVEPGDVVAVLAGIDRGVKADDGGRLEALLVTAPPPTDAEHEPVREGLRRGVFDPKAGE, translated from the coding sequence ATGCCAGCGACGGACTTCGACGCCGAACGGGAGTACGACGATGACAGTTTCAGCGCCCGCGAGGCGTTCCGAAGCGACCAGTTGAAGGCGGTCTGTGGCTACTTCGAGCCCGAGCAGTTCATCCCGGTCCACGCGCCCGACAGCGACGTGGTCGTCCACGTCCGCGATGGGACGGGCGTCGTCCGTGAGGGCGACACCGACCACCGCGTCGAACCAGGCGACGTGGTCGCGGTCCTCGCAGGGATCGACCGCGGCGTCAAGGCCGACGACGGCGGCCGGCTGGAGGCGCTGCTGGTCACCGCGCCGCCGCCGACCGACGCCGAACACGAACCCGTTCGCGAGGGCCTTCGACGGGGCGTGTTCGACCCGAAGGCGGGCGAGTGA
- a CDS encoding tRNA uridine(34) 5-carboxymethylaminomethyl modification radical SAM/GNAT enzyme Elp3 encodes MSTETPDASEPEADEPEAFLKACRELVDRILAGEIEKDDVENAKKEVCGKYSSPKVPRNSDLIDFGPDERREELEAVLQRKPVRTASGVSPIAIMTSPKRCPHGKCLYCPGGPDSEFSSAQSYTGHEPAAARGVQNDYDPYGQVRLRLEQLRQIGHPVDKAELILMGGTMTARSHDYQEWFVKRALEAMNEYDPEGNPQPAEDRSFAQDPEDREFSYVEDVIAENETAEVRNVATTFETKPDWCDPEQIDRMLDLGATKVEVGVQTTFERINREMHRGHGTQDAIDANRRLRDSGFKVGFHMMPGQPGMSKEMCLEDFRRIFENTDWRPDFLKIYPTLVVEGTVTYDWYRKDEFEPLSNDEAAELVAEIKSMIPEYTRLQRVQRDIPADFIEGGVWKSNLRQLARQRMDEHGWTCDCIRCREVGHHDEEPEEVTLAVDTYEVAGGREHFVSFEDRQKGVLVGFCRLRFPNDPVRRELQDAAVVRELHVYGSEVGVGQSAGEGSGSHQHQGYGKRLLAEAERLAADAGYDKLAVLSGIGVRQYYREKLGYRQDGPYVSKRL; translated from the coding sequence ATGAGCACCGAGACGCCGGACGCGAGCGAGCCCGAAGCGGACGAACCGGAGGCGTTCCTGAAGGCCTGCCGGGAACTCGTCGACCGCATCCTCGCCGGCGAGATCGAGAAAGACGACGTCGAGAACGCGAAGAAAGAGGTCTGCGGGAAGTACTCCTCCCCGAAGGTCCCCAGAAATTCGGACCTCATCGACTTCGGGCCCGACGAGCGCCGCGAGGAGCTGGAGGCGGTCCTCCAGCGCAAGCCCGTTCGCACCGCGTCGGGCGTCTCCCCGATCGCGATCATGACCTCGCCGAAGCGCTGTCCCCACGGGAAGTGTCTGTACTGTCCCGGCGGTCCCGACTCGGAGTTCTCCTCCGCGCAGTCGTACACCGGCCACGAGCCCGCGGCCGCCCGCGGGGTCCAGAACGACTACGACCCCTACGGACAGGTGCGCCTGCGGCTCGAACAGCTCCGCCAGATCGGCCATCCGGTCGACAAGGCCGAGCTGATCCTGATGGGCGGGACGATGACCGCCCGGAGCCACGACTACCAGGAGTGGTTCGTCAAGCGCGCCCTGGAGGCGATGAACGAGTACGACCCGGAGGGAAACCCCCAACCGGCGGAGGACAGGAGCTTCGCCCAGGACCCCGAGGATCGCGAGTTCAGCTACGTCGAGGACGTGATCGCCGAGAACGAGACCGCCGAGGTGCGCAACGTCGCCACGACGTTCGAGACCAAGCCCGACTGGTGCGACCCCGAGCAGATCGACCGGATGCTCGACCTCGGCGCGACGAAGGTCGAGGTGGGCGTCCAGACCACCTTCGAGCGGATCAATCGGGAGATGCACCGCGGCCACGGCACGCAGGACGCCATCGACGCCAACCGCCGGCTGCGCGACTCGGGGTTCAAGGTCGGCTTCCACATGATGCCCGGCCAGCCCGGGATGAGCAAGGAGATGTGTCTGGAAGACTTCCGACGCATCTTCGAGAACACCGACTGGCGACCCGACTTCCTGAAGATATACCCCACGCTCGTCGTCGAGGGGACCGTGACCTACGACTGGTACCGAAAAGACGAGTTCGAACCGCTCTCCAACGACGAGGCGGCCGAGTTGGTCGCGGAGATCAAGTCGATGATCCCCGAGTACACGCGCCTCCAGCGAGTGCAGCGGGACATCCCCGCGGACTTCATCGAGGGCGGCGTCTGGAAGTCCAACCTCCGACAACTGGCCCGCCAGCGCATGGACGAGCACGGCTGGACCTGCGACTGCATCCGCTGTCGGGAAGTGGGGCATCACGACGAGGAGCCCGAGGAAGTCACGCTCGCCGTCGACACCTACGAAGTGGCGGGTGGCCGCGAGCACTTCGTCAGCTTCGAGGACCGCCAGAAGGGGGTTCTGGTCGGGTTCTGTCGGCTGCGGTTCCCGAACGACCCGGTCCGACGCGAGCTGCAGGACGCTGCAGTGGTCCGCGAACTCCACGTCTACGGGAGCGAAGTCGGGGTGGGCCAGTCCGCGGGCGAGGGGAGCGGGAGTCACCAACACCAGGGGTACGGCAAGCGACTGCTGGCCGAAGCCGAGCGGCTGGCCGCCGACGCCGGCTACGACAAGCTGGCCGTCCTCTCGGGTATCGGCGTTCGGCAGTACTACCGCGAGAAGCTCGGCTACCGCCAAGACGGCCCGTACGTGAGCAAGCGACTGTGA
- a CDS encoding MBL fold metallo-hydrolase: MPKRLAEGVWLLDIGLVPPFATNGYLVDDGTVTLVDPGLPWNRPSLGAELSEIGYEVGDVDRVFLTHYDIDHTGGLRALDGEFDGPVYIGADDLALGRGESEPKLLHHKGLFHRAARLIYPLPDHMDVRGVEDGDEIGRFTAYHTPGHNPGHTVFVHDSGAAFLGDLTWEDDGRLTPPFWLDSYDMRALTESIRDLSQRAPPFEVAAMGHGTPLISGGRQALLECAARL; encoded by the coding sequence ATGCCGAAGCGACTCGCCGAGGGGGTCTGGCTGCTCGACATCGGACTGGTGCCGCCGTTCGCGACCAACGGCTACCTCGTCGACGACGGGACCGTCACCCTCGTCGACCCCGGACTGCCCTGGAACCGCCCGTCTCTGGGCGCCGAGCTGTCGGAGATCGGCTACGAGGTGGGCGACGTCGACCGCGTGTTCCTCACCCACTACGACATCGACCACACCGGTGGCCTGCGGGCGCTCGACGGCGAGTTCGACGGGCCGGTGTACATCGGCGCCGACGACCTCGCGCTCGGACGCGGCGAGAGCGAGCCGAAGCTGCTCCACCACAAGGGACTGTTCCACCGCGCGGCGCGGCTGATCTATCCGCTCCCCGACCACATGGACGTGCGCGGCGTCGAAGACGGCGACGAGATCGGCCGGTTCACCGCCTACCACACGCCCGGCCACAACCCCGGCCACACCGTCTTCGTCCACGACTCGGGCGCGGCTTTCCTCGGTGACCTCACCTGGGAGGACGACGGCCGGCTCACCCCTCCGTTCTGGCTCGACTCCTACGACATGCGAGCGCTGACCGAGAGCATCCGGGACCTGAGCCAGCGCGCTCCCCCGTTCGAGGTCGCCGCGATGGGCCACGGCACGCCGCTGATCTCGGGCGGGCGACAGGCGCTTTTGGAGTGCGCCGCTCGGTTGTGA
- the rqcH gene encoding ribosome rescue protein RqcH produces MDRKRELTSVDLAALAGELSDYEGAGVGKVYLYPDRDLLRFRMRHYDLGRTELLVEVGEDKRVNVTDPDNLPAAPERPPNFAMMLRNRMQGAELVDVSQFQFDRILELTFERDEETTTIVAELFGDGNVAILDGTGEVIDCLETVRLKSRTVAPGAQYEFPSARFNPLGVDYDAFEARMRDSDSDLVRTLATQLNFGGLYGEELCTLAGVDYNVPIEEATDDQLRALYDALRRLADRLADSDLDPRVYYDLDDPDAEDPTDDDGAIEGQRVDVTPIPLAEYDDRYGEPFDSFNEALDDYFTFASDEDDDTGGDAAGGDRGRPDFESEIAKHERIIEQQRGAIEDFEAQAERERENAEALYANYDLVDDILSTVQGARAEDRSWDDIEERFAEGAEQGIPAAEAVVSLDGSEGTVTVEIDGERVTLVANEGVEKNADRLYREAKRIEGKKEGAEEAIAQTRAELEAVEQRKEEWEATDAGDAGGNGGGDGDGESDDEDGPVDWLSEPSIPVRQSEHWFEAYRWFHTSDGFLVIGGRDADDNEDLVKKYLDRGDRFFHAQAHGGPATILKATGPSESYDDDVEVPESSKREAAQFAVSYSSVWKDGKFAGDVYEVGSDQVSKTPESGEFLEKGGFAIRGDRTYYESTEVGVAVGITCEPETRVIGGPPAAIEPKAETTVEVEPGQFAQNDIAMRLYREFKGRFADDAFVRKVASADRIQEFLPPGGSRSVDD; encoded by the coding sequence ATGGACAGAAAGCGGGAACTGACGAGCGTCGACCTCGCGGCGCTCGCCGGCGAGCTATCGGACTACGAGGGTGCGGGCGTCGGGAAGGTCTACCTCTATCCCGACCGCGACCTGCTGCGGTTCCGGATGCGCCACTACGACCTGGGACGGACGGAGCTGCTCGTCGAGGTCGGCGAGGACAAACGGGTCAACGTCACCGACCCGGACAACCTCCCGGCGGCGCCCGAGCGACCGCCGAACTTCGCGATGATGCTCCGCAACCGGATGCAGGGGGCCGAACTGGTCGACGTGTCGCAGTTCCAGTTCGACCGCATCCTCGAACTCACCTTCGAGCGCGACGAGGAGACGACCACGATCGTCGCCGAGCTGTTCGGCGACGGCAACGTCGCCATCCTCGACGGCACCGGCGAGGTGATCGACTGTCTCGAAACTGTGCGGCTCAAATCGCGGACGGTCGCGCCGGGCGCCCAGTACGAGTTCCCGAGCGCGCGGTTCAATCCGCTGGGCGTCGACTACGACGCCTTCGAGGCGCGGATGCGCGACTCCGACTCCGATCTGGTCAGGACGCTCGCCACGCAGCTCAACTTCGGCGGCCTCTACGGCGAGGAGCTGTGCACGCTCGCGGGCGTCGATTACAACGTCCCAATCGAGGAGGCGACCGACGACCAGTTGCGGGCGCTGTACGACGCCCTCCGGCGGCTGGCCGACCGGTTGGCCGACAGCGATCTGGACCCCCGAGTCTACTACGACCTCGACGACCCCGACGCCGAGGATCCGACGGACGACGACGGCGCGATCGAGGGCCAGCGCGTCGACGTGACGCCGATCCCGCTGGCGGAGTACGACGACCGCTACGGCGAGCCGTTCGACTCGTTCAACGAGGCGCTGGACGACTACTTCACCTTCGCCAGCGACGAGGACGACGATACCGGGGGCGACGCCGCGGGCGGCGACCGGGGACGGCCCGACTTCGAGTCGGAGATCGCCAAACACGAGCGGATCATCGAGCAACAGCGGGGGGCAATCGAGGACTTCGAGGCCCAGGCCGAGCGCGAGCGCGAGAACGCCGAGGCGCTGTACGCCAACTACGACCTCGTCGACGACATCCTCTCGACGGTTCAGGGCGCCCGCGCGGAGGACCGCTCGTGGGACGACATCGAGGAGCGCTTCGCGGAGGGCGCCGAGCAGGGCATCCCCGCCGCCGAGGCGGTCGTCTCCCTCGACGGCAGCGAGGGGACCGTGACCGTCGAGATCGACGGCGAGCGGGTCACGCTGGTGGCGAACGAGGGCGTCGAGAAGAACGCCGACCGACTGTATCGGGAGGCCAAGCGCATCGAGGGCAAGAAGGAGGGCGCCGAGGAGGCCATCGCCCAGACCAGAGCGGAACTGGAAGCAGTCGAGCAGCGCAAAGAAGAGTGGGAGGCCACCGACGCCGGCGACGCGGGCGGGAACGGGGGCGGAGACGGCGACGGCGAATCGGACGACGAAGACGGGCCAGTCGACTGGCTCTCCGAGCCGTCGATCCCGGTCCGCCAGTCCGAGCACTGGTTCGAGGCGTATCGGTGGTTCCACACCAGCGACGGCTTCCTCGTCATCGGTGGCCGGGACGCCGACGACAACGAGGATCTGGTCAAGAAGTACCTCGACCGCGGTGACCGCTTCTTCCACGCGCAGGCCCACGGCGGCCCCGCGACGATCCTCAAGGCCACCGGCCCCTCCGAATCGTACGACGACGACGTAGAGGTCCCCGAGTCGAGCAAGCGCGAGGCCGCGCAGTTCGCGGTCTCCTATTCGTCGGTCTGGAAGGACGGCAAGTTCGCCGGCGACGTGTACGAGGTCGGCTCCGACCAGGTGTCGAAGACGCCCGAGAGCGGCGAGTTCCTGGAGAAGGGGGGCTTCGCCATTCGCGGGGATCGCACCTACTACGAGTCCACCGAGGTCGGCGTCGCGGTCGGGATCACTTGCGAGCCCGAGACGCGCGTGATCGGCGGCCCGCCGGCGGCCATCGAACCGAAAGCCGAGACGACCGTCGAAGTGGAACCGGGACAGTTCGCCCAGAACGACATCGCGATGCGGCTCTACCGGGAGTTCAAAGGCCGCTTCGCCGACGACGCGTTCGTTCGGAAGGTCGCCAGCGCCGACCGCATCCAGGAGTTCCTCCCGCCGGGCGGCAGCCGGTCGGTCGACGACTGA
- a CDS encoding chymotrypsin family serine protease, which yields MQVKSFSGDIPSSTEDELLEKPNVMAVGRGPKRSDGDVLDEEAVVVIVRRKLPAAELADDDLVPETVDADEETVQTDVVDAGGEFYALAQQYARSDESVSRRPSEPATGRPIERPGRQEYVGAVGPAQTRMDKWRPASAGVSVGHTEISAGTLGTSPLYTSDNETVFLTNAHVAAPAKRASAGDSILQPGRHDGGSAPDDTIGELLEWSELSEDEVNRTDSALVRVEDDIVEGDILGIPDLEGWANARYGEAHVKSGRTTGVTSSKLIATDLRAKVNYGHPFTEPLEFEGLDVFGAMSSGGDSGSVIGTLRSDGFYGTDLLFAGSPRITLGIPMGTVQDEHGTLEPMSARRGTSSGASGNAGGTPSAGQMQQGQPATPIGDQRRRAPSAQDAAGAIDTATTEQATIQGVSDPVDHFSGSLNPGQHQLWWSGPWDPRYSVDYYVDPLNPEGRIESSVHSVKMDSNGRLFYYINVKNIANVATRFRARYVYHWK from the coding sequence ATGCAAGTGAAATCATTCAGCGGCGACATCCCGTCGTCGACAGAGGACGAACTACTGGAGAAACCGAACGTGATGGCAGTGGGACGGGGGCCAAAGCGAAGCGACGGGGACGTCCTCGACGAGGAGGCGGTCGTGGTGATCGTCCGACGGAAGCTGCCGGCGGCGGAGCTCGCGGACGACGACCTCGTTCCCGAGACCGTCGACGCGGACGAAGAGACCGTACAGACGGACGTGGTGGACGCGGGTGGGGAGTTCTACGCGCTGGCCCAGCAGTACGCGCGGTCGGACGAATCGGTGTCCCGGCGGCCCAGCGAGCCGGCGACGGGTCGACCGATCGAGCGGCCAGGCCGACAGGAGTACGTCGGCGCGGTGGGACCGGCCCAGACGCGGATGGACAAGTGGCGACCGGCCTCGGCCGGCGTGTCGGTCGGACACACCGAAATCTCCGCGGGGACACTCGGAACCTCACCGCTGTACACGAGCGACAACGAGACGGTCTTCCTGACCAACGCCCACGTCGCGGCACCCGCCAAACGGGCGAGCGCCGGTGACAGCATCCTCCAGCCGGGCCGTCACGACGGCGGGTCGGCGCCGGACGACACCATCGGGGAGCTCCTCGAGTGGTCCGAGCTGAGCGAAGACGAGGTCAATCGGACCGACAGCGCGCTCGTCCGAGTCGAGGACGATATCGTCGAGGGGGACATCCTCGGGATCCCGGACCTCGAGGGCTGGGCGAACGCCCGGTACGGAGAGGCCCACGTCAAGAGTGGGCGGACGACGGGCGTGACGAGTTCGAAGCTGATCGCGACCGACCTGCGCGCGAAGGTCAACTACGGCCACCCGTTCACCGAGCCACTGGAGTTCGAGGGGCTCGACGTCTTCGGCGCGATGAGCAGCGGCGGCGACAGCGGGAGCGTCATCGGGACGCTCCGTTCAGACGGGTTCTACGGCACGGACCTCCTGTTCGCCGGGAGCCCACGGATCACCCTCGGTATCCCGATGGGAACCGTGCAGGACGAACACGGCACGCTCGAACCGATGTCGGCCCGCCGCGGAACGAGTTCCGGCGCCAGCGGGAACGCGGGCGGCACCCCGTCGGCGGGTCAGATGCAGCAGGGCCAGCCGGCCACACCCATCGGCGACCAACGCCGCCGAGCACCGTCGGCCCAAGACGCCGCTGGGGCGATAGACACCGCCACGACGGAACAGGCGACGATCCAGGGCGTCAGCGACCCGGTCGACCACTTCTCCGGGTCGTTGAACCCCGGACAGCACCAGCTCTGGTGGTCCGGTCCGTGGGACCCCCGATACTCGGTCGACTACTACGTCGACCCGCTGAACCCGGAGGGTCGCATCGAGAGTTCCGTCCACTCCGTCAAGATGGACTCGAACGGCCGGCTGTTCTACTACATCAACGTGAAGAACATCGCGAACGTCGCGACGCGCTTCCGGGCTCGCTACGTCTACCACTGGAAGTGA
- a CDS encoding DUF5778 family protein → MSDADAVDTDLYQRAQALLEPGEIELVGVIVHTDLSGDQEPTLHESTLEIGNYIAEYAGIEPTDTYVYSGNDDGEFGVNQHQGLTLDDDEFVWECQQLLREGTFDVVFYYEADVDQEGLVEALREADYDAVGVEPES, encoded by the coding sequence ATGAGTGACGCAGACGCCGTCGACACCGACCTCTACCAGCGCGCCCAGGCACTCCTCGAACCCGGCGAGATCGAGCTCGTCGGCGTGATCGTCCACACCGACCTGTCGGGCGACCAGGAACCGACGCTCCACGAGTCGACCCTGGAGATCGGCAACTACATCGCCGAGTACGCCGGCATCGAGCCGACCGACACGTACGTCTATTCGGGCAACGACGACGGCGAGTTCGGCGTCAACCAGCACCAGGGACTCACCCTCGACGACGACGAGTTCGTCTGGGAGTGCCAGCAGCTGCTCCGCGAGGGCACTTTCGACGTGGTGTTCTACTACGAGGCCGACGTCGATCAAGAGGGGCTGGTCGAAGCCCTCCGCGAGGCCGACTACGACGCCGTCGGCGTCGAACCGGAGTCCTGA
- a CDS encoding cold-shock protein, with protein MATGKVDFFNDTGGYGFIDTEDADEDVFFHMEDVGGPDLEEGQEVEFDIEQADKGPRATNLERL; from the coding sequence ATGGCGACCGGCAAGGTCGACTTCTTCAACGACACCGGCGGCTACGGCTTCATCGACACGGAAGACGCCGACGAGGACGTCTTCTTCCACATGGAGGACGTGGGCGGTCCGGACCTCGAAGAGGGACAGGAAGTCGAGTTCGACATCGAGCAGGCCGACAAAGGCCCGCGCGCGACGAACCTCGAGCGCCTGTAA
- a CDS encoding cold-shock protein: MATGKVDFFNDTGGYGFIDTDDADEDVFFHMEDVGGPDLEEGQEVEFDIEQADKGPRATNLERL, from the coding sequence ATGGCGACCGGGAAAGTCGACTTCTTCAACGACACCGGCGGCTACGGCTTCATCGACACCGACGACGCGGACGAAGACGTCTTCTTCCACATGGAAGACGTCGGCGGCCCCGACCTCGAAGAGGGTCAGGAAGTCGAGTTCGATATCGAGCAAGCGGACAAGGGTCCCCGAGCGACCAACCTGGAGCGTCTGTAA
- a CDS encoding cold-shock protein: MATGTVDFFNDTGGYGFIDTDDADEDVFFHMEDIGGPDLEEGQEVEFDIVQADKGPRAENLERL, encoded by the coding sequence ATGGCGACCGGTACGGTTGACTTCTTCAACGACACTGGCGGTTACGGTTTCATCGACACTGACGACGCCGACGAGGACGTGTTCTTCCACATGGAGGACATCGGCGGTCCTGACCTCGAGGAGGGGCAGGAAGTCGAGTTCGACATCGTTCAGGCAGACAAAGGCCCGCGCGCCGAGAACCTGGAGCGTCTGTAA